A region of Vibrio porteresiae DSM 19223 DNA encodes the following proteins:
- a CDS encoding tRNA (adenine(22)-N(1))-methyltransferase, producing MKLSKRLQQIEALIAPRYDHIWDCCCDHGFLGAALLKKHLHANVHFVDIVPDLMATLHNRLLHFFGDDTHRWHTHCLDVAQLPLDQFSGRHLVIIAGVGGDLMMEFIEALQARYADISFDYLLCPVHHQYALRQALIKQSFSLHAECLVEENHRFYEMLLVSNHTEQGEAIHPVGKHIWQAQSPEQQASIKRYLEKTLQHYSRITQGLNQPGMDTLAAYQAIELK from the coding sequence GTGAAATTGAGTAAACGACTGCAGCAGATTGAAGCACTTATCGCCCCTCGTTATGACCATATTTGGGATTGTTGCTGCGACCACGGTTTTCTTGGCGCGGCATTACTGAAGAAGCATCTACACGCTAACGTACATTTTGTGGATATTGTTCCAGACCTAATGGCTACCCTGCATAATCGGCTGCTGCATTTTTTCGGTGATGATACTCACCGCTGGCATACCCACTGTTTGGATGTCGCACAGCTACCTTTAGACCAATTTTCAGGTCGTCACTTAGTCATCATTGCAGGAGTCGGTGGCGACTTAATGATGGAATTTATTGAGGCACTACAAGCAAGGTATGCGGATATCTCTTTTGACTACTTACTCTGCCCGGTTCACCATCAGTACGCGCTGCGCCAAGCTCTGATTAAGCAAAGCTTTAGCCTACATGCAGAATGTTTGGTGGAAGAGAATCACCGCTTTTATGAGATGCTGTTGGTGTCAAACCACACAGAGCAAGGTGAGGCGATTCATCCCGTTGGCAAGCATATTTGGCAAGCTCAATCTCCAGAGCAACAGGCATCGATTAAACGCTATTTAGAGAAAACTCTTCAGCATTATTCACGTATCACTCAAGGTCTAAATCAACCGGGAATGGATACGCTAGCAGCCTACCAAGCTATTGAATTAAAATGA
- a CDS encoding carbohydrate porin yields the protein MKNNKISLALAISCALFPLQQASAADNQTLEQRVSELEAQLKATQEKVNQNEQVAKEANDKASSFEFHGYARAGLNINQNFQGAHGGRSNTIGPQMSIASGLGAYFGRLGLEDDNYVDSRLTHYQQAEDGTKSMYQVMLSAGDETETDWVSASSSSLNVRQLYLEMSDIAAFKDSDAFAGSTLWAGKRYDRENFDIDFIDTHVIFLTGTGVGIYDVKMGDNWRSNFSLIGNQFDADSGTSYDLEGYTFTWNNLIDDHWEIMFNAIAANKNDQRASLDSAVNRNDVAQYGLHTMIGYKTDSFYGLKEGWSRTGMMYGHAMGAETKSIGEDNHLLKDANSVRFYTVGATPIFDNWRIAPSLLSEWTKDRYLKGDEYKWAVFNVRLAQEFNPNFEIAYEGTYQYLDLDNTSKHMTGNVYKATIAPTFKISNVAGFFDRPQIRFAVSYINWSDKFEGSYYINGVDCGMGENSETVFAVQMETWF from the coding sequence ATGAAGAATAATAAAATATCACTTGCTTTGGCTATTAGCTGTGCTTTATTTCCCTTGCAGCAAGCATCGGCTGCCGATAATCAAACACTAGAACAACGAGTGAGTGAATTAGAAGCGCAATTAAAGGCGACACAGGAAAAAGTAAATCAAAACGAACAAGTGGCCAAAGAAGCGAACGATAAAGCGTCAAGTTTTGAATTTCATGGCTATGCTCGTGCAGGATTAAATATTAACCAAAACTTCCAAGGCGCTCATGGCGGCAGAAGTAATACCATTGGCCCCCAAATGTCGATCGCTTCTGGCTTAGGTGCTTATTTCGGTCGTCTGGGCTTAGAAGATGACAACTATGTCGATTCTCGATTGACTCACTATCAACAAGCAGAAGATGGTACAAAATCTATGTATCAAGTCATGCTTTCTGCGGGTGATGAAACGGAAACCGACTGGGTAAGCGCCAGTTCTAGCAGCCTTAACGTCCGTCAACTGTATCTGGAAATGTCTGATATTGCCGCATTTAAAGACAGCGACGCTTTTGCTGGTTCGACACTTTGGGCCGGTAAACGGTACGACCGTGAGAACTTTGATATCGATTTTATTGATACGCACGTTATCTTTTTGACTGGGACTGGGGTAGGTATCTACGATGTAAAAATGGGCGATAATTGGCGTTCTAACTTTTCTCTTATAGGTAATCAGTTTGATGCGGATAGTGGCACCAGTTATGACTTAGAAGGGTACACCTTTACTTGGAATAACTTAATCGATGACCACTGGGAGATCATGTTTAACGCGATTGCGGCAAATAAGAATGATCAGCGTGCATCTCTCGACAGTGCCGTTAACCGTAATGATGTTGCTCAGTATGGTTTACATACCATGATTGGCTATAAAACTGATAGTTTTTATGGCTTGAAAGAGGGTTGGTCACGTACTGGTATGATGTATGGTCATGCCATGGGGGCAGAAACAAAAAGTATCGGTGAAGATAACCACTTATTAAAAGATGCTAACTCTGTCCGTTTTTATACTGTTGGCGCTACACCGATATTTGATAATTGGCGTATAGCACCATCATTATTGTCAGAATGGACAAAAGATCGTTATTTAAAAGGTGATGAATATAAATGGGCTGTGTTCAACGTTCGTTTAGCGCAAGAGTTTAATCCAAATTTTGAAATTGCTTATGAAGGAACATATCAGTATTTGGATTTGGATAATACATCAAAGCATATGACTGGGAATGTGTATAAAGCAACGATTGCTCCGACGTTTAAAATTTCCAATGTCGCTGGATTCTTTGACCGTCCTCAAATTCGTTTTGCCGTGAGTTATATTAACTGGAGTGACAAGTTTGAAGGCTCTTATTATATTAACGGTGTCGATTGTGGCATGGGTGAAAATAGTGAAACCGTGTTTGCCGTACAGATGGAGACTTGGTTCTAG
- a CDS encoding helix-turn-helix domain-containing protein, with protein sequence MDEHLNINRHVGSRIRNYRKTRGLTIAQLAERIHKSRATVSKYETGEISLDMPTLFSLAGALNITPNQLIDYRVTANIETVKPHSTMTTFHNADQLYFYFYDGRYNRVKDGVIKILPDKEGNQHTATLTISVVTPNGRSSEIYYIGSVTYSDRLIRFSFINQYNTLEECLLYIFNPLELRDSTYGLLCGISSSDMRPCAIKSFVTLSPQTYSEELKEALLLTKAELKASSKLNMLVVDNLL encoded by the coding sequence ATGGATGAACACCTGAACATTAATCGCCACGTAGGCAGTCGTATTCGCAACTATCGCAAAACACGTGGGCTCACTATCGCCCAACTGGCCGAACGAATCCACAAGAGCCGTGCGACAGTTTCCAAGTATGAAACCGGCGAAATCTCTCTGGATATGCCAACGCTGTTTTCACTGGCGGGCGCGCTCAACATTACCCCCAATCAACTGATTGATTATCGTGTCACAGCAAACATAGAGACAGTGAAGCCTCACTCCACCATGACCACGTTTCATAATGCGGATCAACTCTACTTCTATTTTTATGATGGCCGCTATAACCGTGTTAAAGATGGCGTTATCAAAATTCTGCCAGACAAAGAAGGCAATCAGCATACCGCGACCCTAACGATCAGTGTGGTGACTCCCAATGGCCGCAGCAGCGAAATCTACTACATTGGCAGTGTCACCTACAGTGACCGACTGATTCGCTTCTCTTTCATCAACCAATACAACACATTAGAAGAGTGCTTGTTGTACATTTTTAACCCACTTGAACTGCGTGACAGCACCTATGGGCTTTTGTGCGGCATCTCCTCATCCGATATGCGACCATGCGCGATTAAATCATTTGTGACATTGTCACCACAAACCTACTCCGAAGAACTCAAAGAAGCTTTGCTCCTGACCAAAGCCGAACTCAAAGCCTCCAGCAAACTGAATATGCTGGTCGTCGACAATCTGCTGTGA
- a CDS encoding ketopantoate reductase family protein — protein sequence MKIAVIGAGAMGCLYGAYLSRSHDVVMIDTSVSQVEAIKAQGITLDEANGESVNFPNVTAAVSGEYQDAVDLVIVFVKSTYTDVALEQNSALFGESTLVMTLQNGAGNDRKIAQYVKPENIIIGTSKHNAVNLGQGRIKHPAKGDTTIGSNHNATGNVSVAEKALAEAGFAVVVADDIQRIIWSKLLVNLSINTFTAITETPIGYMVKNQHAWDFAKRLIYEAIEVAEADGTYFDRREALDMVKSVCEIAGDGYSSMYQDRKHRVKMEIDAINGAIVEQAKLYGVPTPYNTLIVALIHSIEGAYELYD from the coding sequence ATGAAGATTGCTGTCATTGGCGCAGGGGCAATGGGCTGCCTATATGGTGCGTATTTAAGTCGTTCACACGATGTAGTGATGATTGATACGTCGGTTTCACAAGTTGAAGCGATTAAAGCGCAAGGGATTACGCTCGATGAAGCCAATGGTGAAAGTGTTAACTTTCCCAATGTGACCGCAGCGGTTTCCGGTGAGTATCAAGATGCAGTGGATTTGGTGATTGTTTTTGTTAAGTCTACTTATACCGATGTGGCATTAGAGCAAAACAGTGCGCTGTTTGGTGAGTCGACATTAGTGATGACTCTGCAAAATGGTGCCGGTAACGATCGCAAAATCGCCCAATACGTGAAACCTGAAAATATCATTATTGGCACCAGTAAACACAATGCAGTGAATCTGGGTCAAGGTCGTATTAAGCACCCGGCGAAAGGGGATACCACCATCGGTAGTAACCATAACGCTACAGGCAATGTGAGTGTAGCGGAGAAAGCCCTCGCGGAGGCTGGGTTTGCGGTAGTGGTGGCAGATGATATTCAACGCATCATTTGGAGTAAGCTGCTGGTCAATCTTTCGATCAACACCTTTACCGCGATTACTGAAACGCCTATCGGTTATATGGTGAAAAACCAGCACGCATGGGATTTTGCTAAGCGACTAATCTATGAAGCGATTGAAGTTGCCGAAGCGGATGGAACCTATTTTGATCGCCGTGAAGCGCTCGATATGGTGAAATCGGTGTGTGAAATTGCCGGTGATGGTTACTCTTCGATGTATCAAGATCGTAAGCATCGCGTCAAAATGGAAATCGATGCCATCAATGGTGCGATTGTCGAGCAAGCAAAACTGTATGGTGTACCAACGCCTTACAACACGTTGATTGTTGCTCTGATTCATTCCATCGAAGGAGCGTACGAGCTGTACGACTAA
- the tkt gene encoding transketolase, with translation MSLETALPNLLKSRHHMNRKQLANAIRALSMDGVQKAKSGHPGAPMGMADIAEVLWRSHLNHNPQNPKWADRDRFVLSNGHGSMLIYSLLHLTGYDLSIDDLKNFRQLHSKTPGHPEYGYAPGIETTTGPLGQGITNAVGMAIAEKALAAQFNKDGHEIVNHHTYAFMGDGCMMEGISHEACSLAGTLGLGKLIAFWDDNGISIDGEVEGWFADDTPKRFEAYGWQVIPAVDGHDANAINAAIEAAKADTTRPTLICCKTIIGYGSPNKSGSHDCHGAPLGDDEIKAAREYLGWNYAPFEIPADIYAEWDAKEAGAAKESQWNDKFAAYAKAYPELAAEFKRRMEGKLPEGFEKAANEVIANLQANPAKIASRKASQNALEAFGKLLPEFMGGSADLAPSNLTMWSGSKSLTHEDASGNYIHYGVREFGMTAIINGIALHGGFIPYGATFLMFMEYARNAMRMAALMKVQNIQVYTHDSIGLGEDGPTHQPVEQIASLRLTPNMSTWRPCDQVESAMAWKLAIERKDAPSALIFSRQNLAQQPRTAEQVANIAKGGYILKDSAGTPDLILIATGSEVELAVNAAAELEKEGKAVRVVSMPSTDAFDKQDAAYREAVLPAAVTARVAIEAGIADFWYKYVGLNGRIVGMTTFGESAPAEQLFEQFGFTVANVVAKAKETL, from the coding sequence GTGTCATTAGAGACGGCTCTACCTAACCTACTTAAATCGAGACATCACATGAATCGTAAACAACTTGCAAATGCTATTCGTGCCCTGAGTATGGACGGGGTACAAAAAGCCAAATCTGGTCACCCAGGTGCACCAATGGGTATGGCTGATATCGCGGAAGTACTGTGGCGTAGCCACCTAAATCACAACCCACAAAATCCAAAATGGGCTGATCGCGACCGTTTCGTACTTTCTAACGGTCACGGCTCAATGCTGATTTACTCTCTACTTCACCTCACTGGTTATGACCTATCTATTGACGATCTGAAAAACTTCCGTCAACTGCACTCAAAAACTCCAGGTCACCCAGAATACGGTTATGCACCAGGCATTGAAACCACAACTGGCCCTCTAGGTCAGGGGATTACGAATGCTGTTGGTATGGCGATTGCTGAAAAAGCCTTGGCTGCACAATTTAATAAAGACGGTCATGAAATCGTAAACCACCACACCTACGCCTTTATGGGCGACGGCTGTATGATGGAAGGCATTTCTCATGAAGCTTGCTCTCTAGCTGGTACTCTTGGCCTTGGCAAACTTATTGCGTTTTGGGATGACAACGGCATTTCTATCGATGGTGAAGTTGAAGGTTGGTTTGCTGACGATACACCAAAACGTTTCGAAGCGTACGGCTGGCAAGTTATTCCAGCAGTCGATGGTCATGATGCAAATGCTATCAATGCCGCCATCGAAGCGGCAAAAGCAGATACCACTCGCCCTACTCTGATCTGCTGCAAAACCATCATCGGTTACGGTTCACCAAACAAATCAGGTTCACATGACTGCCACGGCGCACCTCTAGGTGACGACGAAATCAAAGCAGCACGTGAATACCTAGGCTGGAACTACGCTCCATTTGAAATCCCTGCTGACATTTATGCAGAATGGGATGCAAAAGAAGCGGGTGCAGCGAAAGAATCACAATGGAACGACAAGTTTGCTGCTTACGCTAAAGCGTACCCAGAATTGGCAGCAGAATTTAAACGTCGTATGGAAGGTAAACTACCAGAAGGCTTCGAAAAAGCAGCGAATGAGGTGATTGCCAACCTGCAAGCGAATCCTGCAAAAATCGCTTCCCGCAAAGCATCACAAAATGCTCTGGAAGCTTTCGGCAAACTACTCCCTGAGTTTATGGGCGGCTCTGCAGACCTTGCGCCATCTAACCTAACCATGTGGTCTGGTTCTAAATCACTGACTCACGAAGATGCATCAGGTAACTACATTCACTACGGTGTGCGTGAATTTGGTATGACTGCGATCATCAACGGAATTGCTCTACATGGTGGTTTCATTCCTTACGGTGCAACCTTCCTGATGTTTATGGAATACGCTCGTAACGCAATGCGCATGGCAGCACTGATGAAAGTGCAAAATATCCAAGTGTACACTCACGACTCGATTGGTTTGGGTGAAGATGGTCCAACTCACCAACCGGTTGAACAGATCGCTTCATTGCGTCTAACGCCAAACATGAGCACATGGCGTCCATGTGACCAAGTTGAGTCTGCAATGGCTTGGAAACTCGCGATTGAACGCAAAGATGCGCCATCTGCACTGATTTTCTCGCGTCAAAACCTAGCACAGCAACCACGTACCGCTGAGCAAGTAGCCAATATCGCGAAAGGTGGCTACATCCTAAAAGACAGCGCAGGTACACCTGACCTTATCTTGATTGCCACCGGTTCAGAAGTTGAACTTGCTGTAAATGCGGCGGCTGAGCTAGAAAAAGAAGGCAAAGCGGTACGCGTCGTCTCTATGCCATCAACAGATGCATTCGACAAACAAGATGCAGCTTATCGTGAAGCCGTGCTTCCTGCTGCAGTGACGGCTCGTGTTGCTATCGAAGCTGGCATCGCTGACTTCTGGTACAAATATGTTGGCTTGAATGGCCGTATCGTCGGTATGACCACCTTCGGTGAATCTGCACCAGCAGAGCAACTGTTTGAACAGTTCGGCTTTACTGTGGCAAACGTGGTAGCGAAAGCAAAAGAAACACTGTAA
- the tal gene encoding transaldolase, producing MSNKLEQLRKLTTVVADTGEIDAIKKYQPEDATTNPSLILKAAQIAEYAPLIDQAVKAAKELSSDKAQQLEDACDMLAVNIGKEILKTIPGRISTEVDARLSYNTEASVIKARKLIKLYNDAGISNDRILIKLASTWEGIRAAEILEKEGINCNLTLLFSFAQARACAEAGVFLISPFVGRIMDWYKAKEGRDFTPSEDPGVLSVTKIYNYYKEHGYKTVVMGASFRNIGEILELAGCDRLTIAPSLLKELEESEGVVEEKLKDSNGNAARPAAMNHAEFLWDHNQDPMAVEKLAEGIRNFAIDQGKLETMIQAKL from the coding sequence ATGAGCAACAAATTAGAGCAACTTCGTAAATTGACTACTGTCGTGGCAGATACTGGTGAAATCGATGCAATCAAAAAATACCAACCAGAAGACGCAACCACTAACCCTTCTCTGATTCTTAAAGCCGCTCAAATCGCTGAATATGCACCTCTTATCGACCAAGCAGTGAAAGCAGCAAAAGAACTCAGCTCTGACAAAGCACAACAGCTTGAAGATGCTTGTGACATGCTGGCTGTGAACATCGGTAAAGAGATCCTGAAAACTATCCCAGGTCGTATCTCTACAGAAGTAGATGCACGTCTTTCTTACAACACTGAAGCAAGTGTTATCAAAGCGCGCAAACTGATCAAACTGTACAACGATGCTGGCATCAGCAACGACCGCATCTTGATCAAACTGGCTTCAACTTGGGAAGGTATCCGCGCAGCAGAAATCCTAGAAAAAGAGGGCATCAACTGTAACCTGACTCTTCTATTCTCATTTGCGCAAGCACGTGCTTGTGCTGAAGCTGGCGTATTCCTAATTTCTCCATTCGTTGGTCGTATCATGGACTGGTACAAAGCGAAAGAAGGCCGTGACTTTACTCCTTCAGAAGATCCAGGCGTACTGTCTGTAACTAAAATCTACAACTACTACAAAGAGCACGGTTACAAAACTGTGGTTATGGGTGCAAGCTTCCGTAACATCGGTGAGATTTTGGAATTGGCAGGTTGTGACCGCCTAACTATCGCTCCTTCTCTACTTAAAGAACTTGAAGAGTCTGAAGGCGTGGTTGAAGAAAAACTAAAAGATTCAAATGGCAATGCAGCGCGTCCTGCAGCAATGAATCATGCTGAATTCCTATGGGATCACAACCAAGACCCTATGGCTGTTGAAAAATTAGCTGAAGGTATTCGCAATTTTGCGATCGACCAGGGTAAATTGGAAACTATGATCCAAGCTAAACTGTAA
- a CDS encoding sugar-binding transcriptional regulator, whose protein sequence is MSKPEISVEDSDLLTEISVAYYQDGATQEDISKKYSISRAKVGRLLKQARDEGIVEITVKYHPVFSAKIEQRLMERFGIKRALIALDQPTEELQRQQVAGLVSNYLSQTLKSGMVVTVGQGRNVSAVAHHMGVITPRDCTFVSGIGGIHPRGSTFNADHICRQLAKKYGGTSETLYAPAYAENLEQKMVFMQNSTVKQTLDLARKADMALVGIGDMSENSYMVDLGWFTPDEVVQARLHQGVVGDFAGHDFFDVQGRIAKTVMSDRVIGMSIEEFRPISEVIAIAAENSKPLALLGALRTGAVDVVATSVSNALTVLNLAEQMHSARLMGD, encoded by the coding sequence ATGTCCAAACCGGAGATATCAGTAGAAGACAGTGATCTGCTCACTGAAATTTCCGTGGCCTATTATCAAGACGGTGCAACGCAGGAAGACATTTCCAAGAAGTATTCCATTTCACGCGCCAAAGTTGGGCGCTTGTTAAAACAAGCCCGAGATGAAGGTATCGTGGAGATTACCGTGAAATACCATCCGGTATTCAGTGCCAAAATTGAGCAACGTTTGATGGAACGCTTCGGGATTAAGCGTGCTTTGATTGCTCTTGATCAGCCAACGGAAGAGCTGCAACGCCAACAAGTGGCCGGTTTGGTCTCTAACTATCTTTCCCAAACGCTTAAAAGCGGCATGGTGGTGACCGTTGGGCAGGGACGAAACGTATCTGCCGTCGCTCACCATATGGGGGTTATTACTCCCCGTGACTGTACCTTTGTTAGTGGGATTGGTGGTATTCACCCCCGTGGGAGTACGTTTAACGCAGACCATATATGTCGCCAGTTAGCCAAAAAATATGGCGGTACTTCCGAGACTCTTTATGCGCCTGCTTATGCTGAGAACCTTGAGCAAAAGATGGTGTTTATGCAAAACAGTACTGTAAAGCAAACCCTTGATTTAGCGCGTAAAGCCGACATGGCCCTAGTGGGTATTGGCGATATGAGCGAAAACAGCTACATGGTAGATTTGGGGTGGTTTACCCCCGATGAAGTGGTACAAGCACGCTTACATCAAGGTGTGGTGGGCGATTTTGCAGGGCACGATTTTTTTGATGTGCAGGGACGTATCGCTAAAACGGTCATGAGTGATCGAGTCATTGGAATGAGCATCGAAGAGTTTCGTCCGATTTCTGAAGTGATTGCGATTGCGGCGGAAAACAGTAAACCATTGGCGCTATTAGGTGCGCTGCGTACGGGAGCTGTGGATGTGGTCGCGACCAGTGTGAGTAATGCGTTAACTGTATTGAACTTAGCTGAGCAGATGCACAGCGCACGTTTGATGGGAGATTGA
- a CDS encoding sulfurtransferase, with protein MSPLVSAAWLKDHHYDANVVILDASIEFQIPGESAKDTFNIITRARRFDYDTVFCDKNSALSHMMPSEQRFNILAQDLGINQNSVIVVYDNSGTFAAPRAWWMFRAMGHEQVYVLDGGLTEWKAIGGDTTQQYEPVATQGNFRGQLQSGYFVDADYVLKQIANDASLTVDARGKARFHGEVTEPRPGVRSGHIPSAVNLPFTELMNGHRFKPVEELKPLVAAVLTANKEEYLFSCGSGVTACIVLLAAALCGYEHLAVYDGSWTEWGQRQDLPLETL; from the coding sequence ATGAGCCCCCTTGTTTCCGCCGCTTGGCTTAAAGATCACCATTACGATGCCAATGTCGTCATTTTGGATGCCAGTATCGAGTTTCAGATTCCTGGGGAAAGTGCTAAAGACACTTTTAATATCATTACTCGCGCACGTCGCTTCGATTACGACACGGTATTTTGTGATAAAAACAGCGCACTTTCGCACATGATGCCCTCTGAGCAACGTTTCAATATTTTGGCACAAGACTTAGGCATCAACCAAAACTCGGTGATTGTGGTCTACGACAACAGTGGTACGTTCGCAGCGCCTCGTGCGTGGTGGATGTTTCGTGCGATGGGACATGAGCAAGTCTATGTTCTGGACGGTGGACTCACCGAATGGAAAGCGATTGGTGGTGATACCACCCAGCAGTATGAGCCTGTAGCGACTCAAGGTAACTTTCGTGGTCAACTGCAGTCTGGTTATTTCGTTGATGCTGACTATGTGCTGAAACAGATTGCCAATGACGCGAGCTTAACAGTCGATGCCCGTGGTAAAGCACGTTTTCATGGTGAAGTAACCGAACCTCGCCCTGGTGTACGCAGTGGTCATATTCCAAGTGCCGTGAATTTGCCCTTTACGGAGCTAATGAATGGTCATCGCTTCAAGCCGGTTGAAGAACTTAAACCCTTAGTGGCGGCGGTCTTAACCGCGAATAAAGAAGAGTATCTTTTCAGTTGTGGTTCCGGTGTCACTGCTTGCATCGTATTGCTTGCGGCAGCCCTATGCGGCTATGAGCATTTGGCCGTATACGATGGTTCATGGACAGAATGGGGCCAACGCCAAGATCTACCGCTAGAAACTCTCTGA
- the moeB gene encoding molybdopterin-synthase adenylyltransferase MoeB yields MDILSDEEMLRYNRQIILKQFDFDGQEALKQSSVLIIGAGGLGCASSQYLAAAGVGKITLVDFDKVELSNLQRQVLHHDSDIGRFKVESAADALNEINPHIKIQTIARCVEDQELETLIHHHTVVLDASDNVATRNQLNRLCYASKTPLISGAAIRMEGQVSVFTYQNEDEPCYQCLSGLFGENALTCVEAGIMSPVVGIIGAVQAMEAIKVIAHLGTPLTGKILMLDAMSMSWREMKLMKLPTCPVCHH; encoded by the coding sequence ATGGATATTCTCAGTGATGAGGAGATGCTGCGCTATAACCGCCAGATCATCTTAAAGCAGTTTGATTTCGATGGACAAGAAGCCCTCAAACAGAGTTCAGTATTAATCATTGGCGCAGGCGGTCTCGGCTGTGCCAGCAGCCAATATTTGGCGGCGGCCGGTGTTGGAAAAATCACGTTAGTGGATTTTGATAAAGTCGAACTATCGAATTTGCAGCGCCAAGTTTTGCATCACGACAGTGATATTGGTCGCTTTAAAGTGGAATCGGCTGCCGATGCGCTCAATGAGATCAACCCACACATTAAAATTCAAACCATTGCCCGCTGTGTCGAAGACCAAGAACTGGAAACCTTAATCCATCACCACACGGTAGTGTTGGATGCCAGTGACAATGTCGCAACCCGCAATCAACTCAATCGTCTCTGCTATGCCAGCAAAACACCGTTGATTTCTGGTGCGGCGATACGCATGGAGGGTCAAGTGAGCGTCTTTACCTATCAAAATGAAGACGAGCCTTGTTACCAATGCTTAAGCGGACTGTTTGGAGAAAATGCACTCACCTGTGTTGAAGCGGGCATTATGTCCCCAGTGGTTGGCATCATCGGTGCAGTGCAAGCGATGGAAGCGATCAAAGTCATCGCGCATCTTGGCACGCCACTGACCGGTAAAATTTTGATGCTGGATGCGATGTCGATGTCATGGCGTGAAATGAAATTAATGAAACTGCCTACCTGCCCCGTTTGTCATCACTAA
- the moeA gene encoding molybdopterin molybdotransferase MoeA produces the protein MGCCDAPGLMPIEDALNKMLSLVSPIDVTVDLPLPDALGFVLAHDLLSPINVPPFANSAMDGYAIRTAELNGQPLPVAGKSFAGTPFTGEWPANTCIRIMTGAQAPERADAVIMQELAQVSEQGVLFTVSEVKPGSNIRPIGDDILQGQVVLAKGTRLTPRDIPMIASLGIATVTVLRKPKVAFFSTGDELKPLGSELEAGQIYDSNRYGIKPLIEHFGCEAIDLGIIPDCPDKLKATFEEAQELADVVMTSGGVSVGEADYTKDILEELGEIGFWKLAIKPGKPFAFGQLPQALFCGLPGNPVSAFITCYILVQPMLAKLAGHTEWRPQPSIPATTRSAFKKQPGRTDYQRGIYSIENGQFVVESTGNQSSGAFRSMSLANCFVVLESERGRVEVGETVNIELFNSTLY, from the coding sequence ATGGGATGTTGTGACGCACCGGGCTTAATGCCAATCGAAGACGCATTGAATAAGATGCTTTCCCTCGTATCACCTATTGACGTTACCGTCGATTTACCTTTGCCAGATGCGCTCGGTTTTGTGTTAGCGCACGATCTGTTATCACCAATTAATGTACCGCCTTTTGCCAACTCGGCGATGGATGGCTACGCGATTCGCACCGCAGAGCTTAATGGTCAACCCTTGCCAGTAGCGGGCAAATCCTTTGCTGGTACCCCATTTACGGGTGAGTGGCCAGCTAATACTTGCATTCGCATTATGACTGGCGCTCAAGCTCCTGAACGCGCTGATGCAGTCATCATGCAAGAGCTCGCGCAAGTCAGCGAACAAGGTGTGCTGTTTACGGTCAGTGAAGTGAAACCGGGGTCGAACATTCGTCCTATTGGTGATGATATTTTGCAAGGGCAAGTGGTGCTAGCAAAAGGCACTCGCCTTACCCCACGTGATATTCCTATGATCGCCTCTCTCGGTATCGCGACTGTTACTGTGCTACGCAAACCTAAAGTCGCGTTTTTCTCGACAGGGGATGAACTAAAACCTCTGGGCAGTGAACTGGAAGCGGGTCAAATCTACGACAGCAACCGTTACGGCATCAAACCACTGATTGAACATTTTGGTTGTGAAGCAATTGATCTTGGCATCATTCCTGATTGCCCTGACAAGCTCAAAGCGACCTTTGAAGAGGCACAAGAGCTTGCGGATGTCGTCATGACCTCTGGTGGTGTCAGCGTCGGTGAAGCCGACTACACCAAAGATATTTTAGAAGAGCTTGGCGAAATCGGATTTTGGAAACTGGCAATAAAACCGGGCAAACCTTTCGCTTTTGGTCAATTACCTCAAGCCTTGTTCTGTGGACTGCCTGGCAACCCTGTATCAGCATTCATCACCTGTTATATCTTGGTGCAGCCGATGCTGGCGAAATTAGCCGGACACACAGAGTGGCGACCACAACCTTCAATTCCCGCGACAACGCGTTCAGCCTTTAAAAAGCAGCCAGGTCGCACCGATTATCAGCGCGGTATCTATTCCATAGAAAACGGTCAATTTGTGGTCGAAAGCACAGGTAACCAAAGCTCAGGTGCGTTTCGCTCAATGAGCCTTGCGAACTGCTTTGTGGTTCTAGAGAGTGAACGCGGACGTGTTGAGGTAGGCGAAACCGTCAATATCGAACTGTTCAACTCTACCCTTTACTGA